A single region of the Pseudomonas mandelii genome encodes:
- a CDS encoding TlpA disulfide reductase family protein: protein MLTFTLGTFAIALNHLLLISALALATFVGWRVAKRGGENPESALFSLFLLGMLAARVGFVGAYWAHYRNDPWQIIDLRDGGFLAWPGVIVLLLTALYRGWRRPGLRRPLGFGVASGLAFWLLATFSLSIYEQGTRLPEIALRNAAGETVQLADYKGGPLVINLWATWCPPCRREMPVLENAQQQRPDLTFLFVNQAESMQSVSTFLETQGLSLTNVLFDGSGRLGQAVGSMALPTTLFYSPDGRLLGSHLGELSDASLARALENFDTPSPAVPATSSRKLPCPASATC from the coding sequence ATGCTGACCTTTACCCTCGGCACTTTTGCCATCGCGCTTAACCATCTGCTGCTGATCAGTGCCCTGGCGCTGGCGACGTTTGTCGGCTGGCGGGTGGCCAAGCGCGGTGGCGAGAACCCTGAGTCGGCGCTGTTCAGCCTTTTTTTGCTGGGCATGCTGGCGGCACGGGTCGGGTTCGTCGGCGCCTACTGGGCCCACTATCGCAACGATCCGTGGCAGATCATCGACCTGCGCGATGGCGGTTTCCTCGCCTGGCCCGGGGTGATTGTGCTGCTGCTCACCGCGCTGTATCGCGGTTGGCGCCGACCGGGTCTGCGCCGCCCGCTGGGGTTTGGCGTGGCCAGCGGGTTGGCATTCTGGCTGCTGGCGACTTTCTCTCTGAGTATTTACGAACAAGGCACGCGCCTGCCGGAAATCGCCCTGCGCAACGCCGCCGGCGAAACCGTGCAACTGGCGGACTACAAGGGTGGGCCGCTGGTCATCAATCTCTGGGCCACCTGGTGCCCGCCGTGCCGCCGGGAAATGCCGGTGCTGGAAAACGCCCAGCAACAGCGCCCGGACCTGACCTTCCTGTTCGTCAATCAGGCCGAAAGCATGCAAAGCGTCAGCACCTTCCTCGAAACCCAAGGCCTGAGCCTGACCAATGTGCTGTTCGACGGCAGCGGTCGACTGGGTCAGGCCGTGGGTTCCATGGCATTGCCGACTACGCTGTTCTATAGCCCCGACGGTCGATTGCTGGGCAGCCATTTGGGTGAACTCTCGGATGCCAGCCTGGCCCGCGCCCTGGAAAACTTCGACACCCCTTCTCCTGCCGTACCGGCCACCTCTTCAAGGAAACTGCCATGCCCCGCCTCCGCCACCTGCTGA
- a CDS encoding alpha/beta fold hydrolase: MPFVTIDGQPLHYIDQGTGPAVLLAGSYLWDQAMWAPQIAALSQHYRVIALDLWGHGESGPLPEGTKSLDDIARQALALLDHLDVDRVTLVGLSVGGMWGVRLALSAPQRINGLVLMDTYVGVEPEPTRQYYFSLFKQIEDTGVIAPQLLDIVVPIFFRPGIDPQSALYQDFRAKLAALPSERLRESIVPMGRITFGRDDLLPRLGELNPATTLVMCGDQDKPRPPSETKEMAGLIGCPYVLVPEAGHISNLENPPFVTEALLKFLAERN; encoded by the coding sequence ATGCCCTTTGTAACGATTGACGGACAGCCCCTTCACTACATCGATCAAGGCACCGGCCCGGCCGTATTGCTGGCCGGCAGCTACCTGTGGGACCAGGCCATGTGGGCACCGCAGATTGCTGCGTTGTCGCAACACTATCGGGTCATTGCCCTGGACCTGTGGGGCCACGGTGAATCCGGGCCACTTCCCGAAGGCACGAAGTCGCTGGATGACATCGCCCGCCAGGCCTTGGCGCTGCTCGATCATCTGGACGTTGATCGTGTCACGCTGGTCGGTCTGTCGGTCGGTGGCATGTGGGGCGTGCGACTGGCGCTGTCAGCGCCACAGCGGATCAATGGCCTGGTGCTGATGGACACTTACGTCGGCGTCGAGCCGGAACCGACTCGCCAATACTATTTCTCGCTGTTCAAACAGATCGAAGACACCGGCGTGATCGCGCCGCAGTTGCTCGACATCGTGGTGCCGATTTTCTTCCGTCCGGGCATCGATCCACAGTCGGCCCTGTATCAGGATTTTCGCGCGAAACTGGCGGCGTTGCCGTCCGAACGTCTGCGTGAAAGCATTGTGCCGATGGGGCGGATTACGTTTGGGCGGGATGATCTGTTGCCGCGTCTGGGCGAGCTGAACCCTGCCACCACGCTGGTGATGTGTGGCGATCAGGACAAACCGCGGCCGCCGTCGGAAACGAAGGAAATGGCCGGGTTGATTGGCTGCCCGTATGTGCTGGTGCCGGAGGCGGGGCATATCTCCAATCTGGAGAATCCGCCGTTTGTGACGGAGGCGTTGTTGAAGTTTTTAGCCGAGAGAAATTAG
- the dsbG gene encoding thiol:disulfide interchange protein DsbG produces the protein MPRLRHLLTLTLGAALLHLPSVQAAEELPEAIKKIEAKGAKIVGQFDAPDGLRGYAAQYQNRGIALYLTPDGKHVLLGNLYDAEGNDLSSAPLQKLVYAPMSKEVWAKMEASNWIADGKKDAPRIVYLFSDPNCPYCNMFWEQARPWVNAGKVQLRHIMVGIIREDSPGKSAALLAAKDPSKALEDHEKSGKGSSLKALKDVPPAIQAKLAANMQLMEDLELQATPAIFYMDDKGELQQQQGAPSPDKLMKILGPK, from the coding sequence ATGCCCCGCCTCCGCCACCTGCTGACGCTGACTCTGGGCGCAGCGCTGCTGCACCTGCCGTCGGTGCAGGCCGCCGAAGAATTGCCTGAAGCGATCAAGAAGATCGAAGCCAAGGGCGCGAAAATCGTCGGTCAGTTCGACGCACCCGATGGGCTGCGCGGTTACGCCGCCCAGTACCAGAACCGCGGTATCGCGCTGTACCTGACCCCGGACGGCAAGCATGTACTGCTGGGCAATCTGTACGACGCCGAGGGCAACGACCTGAGCAGTGCACCGTTGCAGAAACTGGTCTACGCGCCGATGTCCAAGGAAGTCTGGGCCAAGATGGAAGCCAGCAACTGGATCGCCGACGGCAAAAAAGATGCGCCACGCATCGTGTACTTGTTCAGCGACCCGAACTGCCCCTACTGCAACATGTTCTGGGAACAGGCTCGGCCGTGGGTCAATGCCGGCAAAGTGCAGCTGCGGCACATCATGGTCGGGATCATTCGCGAAGACAGCCCGGGCAAATCCGCCGCGCTGCTAGCCGCCAAGGACCCGAGCAAGGCGCTGGAAGATCACGAAAAATCCGGCAAGGGCAGTTCGCTGAAAGCCCTGAAGGACGTGCCGCCGGCGATTCAGGCGAAATTGGCGGCGAACATGCAGTTGATGGAAGACCTGGAATTGCAGGCCACCCCGGCGATTTTCTACATGGACGACAAGGGCGAGCTGCAACAGCAGCAAGGCGCGCCTTCGCCGGACAAGTTGATGAAGATTCTCGGGCCCAAGTAG